A region of Planococcus sp. MSAK28401 DNA encodes the following proteins:
- a CDS encoding YozE family protein — MERSFYQFALKYRGKIIQDEYSQFAEAMFLDHSFPKTSTDFQELSQYVEEKAHPVLQASTFDRIWQEYEAG; from the coding sequence ATGGAGCGCTCATTTTACCAATTTGCATTGAAATACCGCGGCAAGATTATACAAGATGAATATTCCCAATTTGCCGAAGCGATGTTTTTGGATCATAGTTTCCCAAAAACGAGCACAGATTTCCAGGAACTCTCCCAATACGTTGAAGAAAAGGCGCATCCAGTTCTCCAAGCTTCCACATTTGACCGAATATGGCAAGAATACGAAGCAGGTTAA
- the deoD gene encoding purine-nucleoside phosphorylase: MSVHINAKKGDIADTILLPGDPLRAKYIAETFLEDVTLYNEVRNMFGYTGTYKGKRISVQGTGMGVPSISIYVTELMQEYDVQKLIRVGTCGSIHKDVKVRDVILAQAASTDSKMNDIIFNGITYAPIANFDLLQKAYAAGQEKGLNLRVGNVFTEDVFYNEHAEHEKWAQYGILGLEMESSALYTLAAKFGRKALSILTVSDHLLTGEVTSAEERQTTFSDMIVVALDAAIQD, encoded by the coding sequence ATGAGTGTTCACATTAATGCTAAAAAAGGCGATATCGCCGATACTATTCTACTTCCTGGAGATCCACTTCGCGCGAAGTACATCGCGGAAACATTCCTTGAAGACGTAACATTGTATAACGAAGTCCGCAATATGTTCGGCTATACGGGTACATACAAAGGCAAACGCATTTCCGTTCAAGGAACGGGCATGGGCGTCCCGTCGATCTCGATCTATGTGACGGAATTGATGCAAGAATACGACGTGCAGAAATTGATTCGTGTCGGTACATGCGGCTCGATCCATAAGGACGTCAAAGTGCGTGATGTTATCCTTGCGCAAGCAGCATCAACGGATTCAAAAATGAACGATATCATCTTCAACGGTATCACGTATGCGCCGATCGCAAACTTCGACTTGCTGCAAAAGGCTTATGCAGCCGGGCAGGAAAAAGGCTTGAACTTGCGTGTCGGGAACGTATTCACTGAAGACGTATTCTACAATGAACACGCTGAGCACGAAAAATGGGCACAATACGGAATTCTTGGCCTAGAGATGGAATCTTCCGCGTTGTACACGCTAGCGGCGAAATTCGGGCGCAAAGCACTATCGATTTTGACAGTCAGCGACCATTTATTGACTGGAGAAGTAACTTCTGCAGAAGAGCGCCAAACAACTTTCAGCGATATGATTGTTGTGGCATTGGACGCAGCGATCCAAGACTAA
- the msrB gene encoding peptide-methionine (R)-S-oxide reductase MsrB, whose protein sequence is MKDDLKTKLTPMQYHVTQENGTEPPFQGEFDQHFEEGIYVDIVSGKPLFSSKDKFDAHCGWPSFAKPIEGEEVKESFDTSHGMRRTEVRSASADSHLGHLFPDGPSELGGLRYCINSAALRFVPKDQLEQQGYSEYLQLFE, encoded by the coding sequence ATGAAAGACGATTTGAAAACGAAATTGACGCCAATGCAATACCATGTTACGCAGGAAAACGGAACTGAACCGCCGTTCCAAGGCGAATTCGACCAGCATTTTGAAGAAGGCATTTATGTCGACATCGTCTCGGGCAAACCTTTGTTCAGTTCGAAAGACAAATTTGACGCCCATTGCGGCTGGCCGAGTTTTGCCAAACCGATCGAAGGGGAAGAAGTGAAGGAAAGCTTCGATACGAGCCATGGCATGAGACGGACTGAAGTACGCTCCGCTTCTGCCGATTCGCATCTCGGGCATTTGTTCCCAGACGGGCCATCTGAACTCGGCGGCTTACGCTACTGCATTAATTCCGCGGCATTGCGTTTCGTCCCAAAAGACCAATTGGAACAACAAGGCTATAGCGAATACTTGCAACTATTCGAATAA
- a CDS encoding S41 family peptidase: protein MDEKRPGEEQQPEAQAAEEPKPHFIRMKTFYFIMLVFFLIIATAGITVFALTFGEDKAVEVNSPERQEFQKLYSAYDQIEAQYFEEIEQEDLINGAINGMVDALGDPYSDYMDENEAAQFMEGISSSFEGIGAEVQERNGYVTVVSPIKNSPAEKAGVLPNDQILEVDGESIQGFSTTEAVMLIRGEKGTEVTLTIQRGENADPIEITIVRDEIPIETVYAEMVNDQVAHINITSFSENTYDELQDAIAEMEEQGMEAVVLDVRQNPGGLLNTALDISNLFIEEGKEMFEVQAKGEEPEVYLATDGDKLDIPVTLLIDGGSASASEILAGAMSESADVTLVGEKTFGKGTVQTANDLSDGSNLKFTTAKWLTPDGNWIHEEGIEPDVVVPYPEYASLPFLDPSVELKDGSISEQVQTAEKMLDALGYEVGEIDGVFEEEMEQAVMEFQEANDLETDGVLTEDTVYAVMDQLREKINTEDPQLQEATDILMEQAGLTTEEPADEEEADTEE from the coding sequence ATGGACGAGAAGCGACCGGGCGAAGAACAGCAACCCGAAGCGCAGGCGGCAGAGGAACCGAAGCCGCATTTTATTCGAATGAAAACCTTCTATTTCATCATGCTTGTCTTTTTCCTGATTATCGCGACAGCGGGCATTACCGTTTTTGCTTTGACTTTCGGAGAAGATAAGGCAGTGGAGGTGAACAGTCCTGAACGACAGGAATTCCAAAAATTATATTCTGCTTACGACCAGATAGAAGCACAGTATTTTGAAGAAATAGAGCAAGAAGATTTGATCAATGGTGCCATCAATGGCATGGTCGACGCACTTGGCGACCCATATTCCGACTATATGGATGAAAACGAAGCAGCCCAGTTTATGGAAGGCATTTCATCCAGTTTTGAAGGAATCGGTGCAGAAGTCCAGGAGCGCAATGGTTATGTAACGGTGGTTTCACCGATCAAGAACTCGCCGGCTGAAAAAGCAGGCGTCTTGCCGAATGACCAAATATTGGAAGTTGACGGTGAAAGCATCCAAGGGTTCTCTACGACCGAAGCGGTCATGTTGATCCGTGGGGAAAAAGGAACCGAAGTGACCTTGACGATCCAGCGCGGTGAAAATGCTGACCCGATTGAGATTACGATCGTCCGTGACGAGATCCCGATCGAAACCGTGTATGCGGAAATGGTCAATGACCAAGTCGCCCACATCAATATCACCAGTTTCTCGGAAAACACTTACGATGAATTGCAGGATGCCATTGCTGAAATGGAAGAACAAGGCATGGAAGCGGTAGTCCTTGATGTGCGCCAGAATCCAGGCGGCTTGTTGAATACGGCGCTTGATATTTCCAACCTCTTCATTGAAGAAGGCAAGGAAATGTTCGAAGTGCAGGCAAAAGGCGAAGAGCCGGAAGTGTATTTAGCTACAGACGGCGATAAACTGGATATCCCGGTCACATTATTGATCGATGGAGGCAGTGCATCAGCTTCTGAAATTTTGGCAGGAGCGATGAGCGAATCCGCAGACGTGACCTTGGTCGGCGAAAAAACCTTCGGGAAAGGGACCGTCCAAACGGCAAATGACCTTTCGGATGGCTCGAACTTGAAGTTCACGACCGCTAAATGGTTGACGCCGGATGGCAATTGGATCCACGAAGAAGGCATCGAGCCGGATGTAGTGGTTCCATATCCAGAATATGCGTCTCTGCCATTCCTTGACCCATCAGTTGAGTTGAAAGATGGCAGCATATCCGAACAAGTGCAAACTGCTGAGAAAATGCTGGATGCACTCGGTTATGAAGTCGGCGAAATCGATGGCGTGTTCGAAGAAGAGATGGAGCAGGCCGTTATGGAGTTCCAGGAAGCGAATGATTTGGAAACGGATGGTGTATTGACCGAAGATACCGTATATGCGGTCATGGACCAATTGCGTGAAAAGATCAATACCGAAGATCCACAGCTCCAGGAAGCAACAGATATCTTGATGGAGCAGGCTGGCTTAACAACTGAAGAACCGGCTGATGAAGAAGAAGCCGATACAGAAGAATAA